The sequence GCCATAGGCTCCTGTCAGACCATCGCCTGCTTTTCCTCTACAGTGTTACTTCACCGTCTGTTCAACCCGAGCGACTGAGGTCTTCTTCTGcagaatgtgtttgtctttcatgCAGCTCTTCAGTTCCTCTCTGCTGTTTAAAACTGCAGTCTGCAGGGTTGCAATCTCAGCGGAGAGCTCGATAACTAAAGAGAacgaaagagagaagagaattTTCATCTCCGCACTCATCCATGAAAATATGACTGTCACCAATGAAATTGCATTGTTCTTATATACCTAATTAGGGATAATATGATCTAGAGATGTTACaatgatatattatataagtAACGTTTAGTCTTTAAATGACCTAATCTTTGATGACTGTtgactgcagcaggacaatAAAATAGTTTACATCTGTATCCAAGTAGATGCATCaacatataaatatgtgtagTTATCTGCATATAAATATCTGTATCCCTCTATTGTTGTGAGTATCCAGTATCCCTGAGAGCTCATCACATAGCAACTAAAGAAAAACCCAAAAATCTTATCTTCACCAATCAGATAACATAATCTATGCAGCAGAAGAGGTTTTCtccatttgcatgtgttttgtctgtttgcataGATTTTCTTGAGTCATAGTGTGTGGAGCTATCAGGACCTCCTAAGCATTATTTAATTAGTATTTTAATTTCAGGTGTAGTTAATACAAACACTACATGTACAGCAAATATCTGCAATAATATCTGAACACTGCAGTCAGAGTGTTAAAACAGAAATCAAGCATTCGCTCTTTTTCCAGCCTTTGATGTCAATGCAGATATTTTCTTCATTTGCCTGTGCTTGGTCTATTTGCCTGTGTAAAGCTGCAGTGTGTCGAGCTCTCAGAGCCACTGTGAGGAGGTGGTGAAAGGAACAAAACCAATCTATGTCCTCTGCCATATCCACATACATCAAACTTAAGCAACATCCAGAGGTAATCCCATATTATTACCTTTAATATGGTTTCACCTTACACCAGAACAACAGTAAAATAGACTTTTTTATCACATACCTTGCTTGAATGATGACTGTGCTTGTTTAAGAGATTGTGGCACCAGGATACCGAACCATCTCAGTGGGTCTTGCTGAGGATTCTGTTCACTTCTCTTTACTGGAGTTACTTCAGGAGCTGCCTCGCTACTTGCTTCatcatttccctttttttcagcGACAACGTTTTTCGGTTTGTTTCTTCTCCTGACACCTGAGAAATGAAATCATATAAGGACTTtgaaaataatcataataatgaagGATGTAAAAGGGTCTATTTTTGACCACTCACCTTCCTCTTGAGGTCCAATTTCCTCTATAGACTTCACATTTGTTCCAGTCTCTG comes from Pleuronectes platessa chromosome 6, fPlePla1.1, whole genome shotgun sequence and encodes:
- the ccdc115 gene encoding coiled-coil domain-containing protein 115; amino-acid sequence: MGLSELEECSLSLDGKLLRFMEQLESLEEKQAALNSLIEQGWFSTSKARYSMGNKQVSALQYASEIEPLVCVHTRTLDNGEVEFCTERVTQSTETGTNVKSIEEIGPQEEGVRRRNKPKNVVAEKKGNDEASSEAAPEVTPVKRSEQNPQQDPLRWFGILVPQSLKQAQSSFKQVIELSAEIATLQTAVLNSREELKSCMKDKHILQKKTSVARVEQTVK